Proteins encoded in a region of the Trueperaceae bacterium genome:
- a CDS encoding prepilin-type N-terminal cleavage/methylation domain-containing protein, protein MRRGDAGFTVLELLIAAAVAAVVLTVAALLYSSSARAYRVNEEVSEVRQGIQAAISLLQYEIGLAGYRCTDDDALTRAFSGQPLVATDGASGSADSITVRYYEDRYVSGSCELTEVTYFVQDGSLYRQVTGEDAQEAVHGVVDMQVEAWLDRAQSMFVVATDSAALNRPLDPDLRGISLSLRFTDAGGRENPVIVTVGLKNPQCASLGDCL, encoded by the coding sequence ATGCGCAGAGGCGACGCGGGCTTCACGGTCCTTGAGCTGCTGATCGCCGCGGCCGTGGCGGCCGTCGTGCTGACGGTGGCGGCGCTGCTCTACAGCAGCTCCGCCAGGGCCTACCGCGTCAACGAGGAGGTCTCCGAGGTGCGGCAGGGCATCCAGGCGGCGATCTCGCTGCTCCAGTACGAGATCGGGCTGGCCGGCTACCGCTGCACCGACGACGACGCGCTCACCCGCGCGTTCAGCGGCCAGCCGCTCGTCGCCACCGACGGCGCGAGCGGCTCGGCAGACAGCATCACCGTCCGCTACTACGAGGACCGCTACGTCAGCGGCTCCTGCGAGCTCACCGAGGTCACCTACTTCGTGCAGGACGGTTCCCTCTACCGCCAGGTCACCGGCGAGGACGCGCAGGAGGCGGTGCACGGCGTCGTGGACATGCAGGTCGAGGCCTGGCTGGACCGGGCGCAGTCGATGTTCGTCGTCGCCACGGACTCCGCCGCGCTCAACAGGCCGCTCGACCCGGACCTGCGCGGCATCAGCCTCAGCCTGAGGTTCACGGACGCCGGCGGGCGCGAGAACCCGGTGATCGTCACCGTGGGGCTCAAGAACCCGCAGTGCGCGTCCCTGGGAGACTGCCTATGA
- a CDS encoding prepilin-type N-terminal cleavage/methylation domain-containing protein: MRSSGLTLLEVVIAVAVLAVAVLAVFALQGTALRGTRGAVLSQEMANLAQSELQLQREFSRYVSTPVHGESCRSGLPSDAFACTVDVLPCEMSGADIACRDASVTDAVARQVDVVITGPGGATFRASTVAR; encoded by the coding sequence GTGAGGTCCAGCGGCCTGACCCTGCTCGAGGTCGTCATCGCCGTCGCCGTCCTCGCCGTCGCGGTGCTGGCGGTCTTCGCGCTCCAGGGCACCGCCCTGCGCGGCACGCGCGGCGCCGTCCTCTCCCAGGAGATGGCGAACCTCGCCCAGAGCGAGCTCCAGCTCCAGCGCGAGTTCTCGCGCTACGTCAGCACGCCCGTGCACGGCGAGTCGTGTCGCTCGGGCCTGCCCAGCGACGCCTTCGCCTGCACCGTCGACGTCCTGCCCTGCGAGATGAGCGGCGCCGACATCGCCTGCCGCGACGCGAGCGTGACGGACGCCGTCGCCAGGCAGGTCGACGTCGTCATCACGGGCCCGGGCGGCGCCACGTTCAGGGCCTCGACGGTGGCGCGGTGA
- a CDS encoding GspH/FimT family pseudopilin has translation MTYHPVLPAVSPTSPRRDRDGFTVIELLVALGVIGVLAAIAVAAFRAPASRLAAQDFQALLQEARMQAIKRNRPVNVALDLDAGTVSVRASQQSSNVSCTGDQVQIGQLDLAEYRGLEVSTTMPDLQMLWLPNGRAQRCNGGLMASSTTFRARDVAYAVDVSAAGQVRVVRP, from the coding sequence GTGACATACCATCCCGTCCTCCCGGCGGTCTCGCCCACGTCCCCGCGGCGCGACCGCGACGGCTTCACCGTCATAGAACTGCTCGTCGCGCTCGGCGTCATCGGGGTCCTCGCTGCCATCGCCGTGGCGGCCTTCAGGGCGCCGGCCTCGCGACTGGCCGCCCAGGACTTCCAGGCGCTGCTCCAAGAGGCGCGCATGCAGGCCATCAAGCGCAACAGGCCCGTGAACGTCGCGCTCGACCTGGACGCCGGCACCGTCTCGGTGCGCGCGTCCCAGCAGTCCTCGAACGTCAGCTGCACCGGCGACCAGGTCCAGATAGGACAGCTCGACCTGGCGGAGTACCGCGGCCTGGAGGTCAGCACCACGATGCCGGACCTCCAGATGCTGTGGCTTCCCAACGGGCGGGCGCAGCGCTGCAACGGAGGCCTCATGGCGAGCAGCACGACGTTCCGGGCGAGAGACGTGGCCTACGCCGTCGACGTGTCGGCGGCCGGCCAGGTGCGGGTGGTGCGCCCGTGA
- the metX gene encoding homoserine O-acetyltransferase has product MPPTDAPTLFHETWGEHAALIARTWEPRERSLGSVATRVVDVATPEDPLELELGGRLEHVAVAYEEYGRRDAAGDNTVLVCHALTGSAHAAGVGERDGAPGWWDALIGPGKAIDTDRLHVVSSNVLGGCYGTTGPTSLDPSTGRPYGTRFPRYTVRDMVAVQRRLLDRLGVSSLRAVVGGSMGGMQVLEWAAMYPEMVRSIVPIAIGARHSAWAIGLNEVARRAIVTDPAWQGGQYRLDRQPAAGLGLARAIAMLSYRAPASIERKFGRSRCEDGRVGADGLVSASYQVASYLAYQGEKLVRRFDANTYIYLTLAMDDHDVGAGRGGTEAVLSRLTMPALVIGIDSDVLYPESEVRDLAAALPNAEYARIRSPHGHDAFLIEFAQVAQHLGRFLA; this is encoded by the coding sequence GTGCCGCCGACTGACGCCCCGACCCTCTTCCACGAGACCTGGGGCGAGCACGCCGCGCTGATCGCGCGCACGTGGGAGCCCAGGGAACGCAGCCTCGGGAGCGTGGCGACGCGCGTCGTGGACGTCGCCACGCCCGAGGACCCACTGGAGCTGGAGCTGGGCGGACGCCTCGAGCACGTGGCCGTGGCGTACGAGGAGTACGGTCGGCGCGACGCGGCGGGCGACAACACGGTCCTCGTCTGCCACGCGCTGACCGGCTCCGCCCACGCCGCCGGCGTGGGGGAGAGGGACGGAGCGCCGGGCTGGTGGGACGCGCTCATCGGCCCCGGCAAGGCCATCGACACCGACAGGCTGCACGTGGTGTCCAGCAACGTGCTAGGCGGCTGCTACGGCACCACGGGGCCCACGAGCCTCGACCCGTCCACCGGTCGGCCGTACGGCACGCGCTTCCCCCGCTACACGGTGCGCGACATGGTTGCCGTGCAGAGGCGCCTCCTCGACCGCCTGGGCGTGAGCTCGCTGCGGGCGGTCGTCGGCGGGTCGATGGGCGGCATGCAGGTCCTCGAGTGGGCCGCCATGTACCCCGAGATGGTGCGCTCGATCGTCCCCATCGCGATCGGCGCGCGTCACTCGGCGTGGGCGATCGGCCTCAACGAGGTCGCCAGGCGCGCCATCGTCACGGACCCGGCTTGGCAGGGCGGCCAGTACAGGCTCGACAGGCAGCCGGCGGCGGGCCTGGGGCTGGCGCGGGCGATCGCGATGCTCAGCTACCGCGCTCCCGCCTCGATCGAGCGGAAGTTCGGCCGGTCGCGGTGCGAAGACGGGCGCGTCGGGGCGGACGGGCTCGTCTCGGCCTCCTACCAGGTCGCCAGCTACCTCGCGTACCAGGGCGAGAAGCTGGTGCGGCGCTTCGACGCGAACACCTACATCTACCTGACGCTGGCGATGGACGACCACGACGTGGGCGCCGGGCGCGGCGGCACGGAGGCGGTGCTGTCGCGCCTGACGATGCCGGCGCTGGTCATCGGCATCGACTCCGACGTGCTCTACCCGGAGAGCGAGGTGCGTGACCTGGCCGCCGCGCTGCCGAACGCCGAGTACGCGCGCATCAGGTCGCCCCACGGGCACGACGCGTTCCTCATCGAGTTCGCGCAGGTCGCGCAGCACCTGGGACGCTTCCTGGCCTGA
- a CDS encoding aminotransferase class V-fold PLP-dependent enzyme codes for MSYRFETLQVHAGQEIDPATKSRAVPIYQTTAYGFDDADHASRLFALQEFGNIYSRIMNPTNDVLEKRIAALEGGVAALAVASGHAAEFLTFTTLAEAGDNIVASPNLYGGSRNMLSVTLRRLGIEARFVGEDDDPDDYARLIDDRTKAIFIETIPNPSLRLCDLDAISTVAHERGVAVVVDNTTAIGGYLYRPVDHGADIVVHSATKWINGHGTGVGGLIVDLGTFDWANGRYPGFSEPSPSYHGLVFTDVFGKDGPFGNIAFAIRARVEGLRDQGQALSPHQAFLFLQGLETLSLRAERHVYNTRRLVEWFGQQEGVTRVVYPELPDHPSFERARKDFPRGAGAVFNFELEGGVAAGKAFLDALKLASRLVNLGDAKTSVTHPASTTHSQLDEDELLAAGVTPGLIRVCPGIEHVDDLIDDFAQALEAARRAGGGTQSVSSDRAAD; via the coding sequence ATGTCCTACCGCTTCGAGACCCTCCAGGTCCACGCCGGCCAAGAGATCGACCCCGCGACGAAGTCGCGCGCCGTGCCCATCTACCAGACGACCGCCTACGGCTTCGACGACGCCGACCACGCCTCGCGCCTGTTCGCGCTGCAGGAGTTCGGCAACATCTACAGCCGTATCATGAACCCCACGAACGACGTCCTCGAGAAGCGCATCGCGGCGCTCGAGGGCGGCGTCGCGGCCCTCGCCGTGGCCTCGGGGCACGCGGCCGAGTTCCTCACCTTCACCACGCTCGCCGAGGCGGGCGACAACATCGTGGCCTCGCCGAACCTCTACGGCGGCAGCCGCAACATGCTGTCGGTCACGCTGCGGCGCCTCGGCATCGAGGCGCGGTTCGTGGGCGAGGACGACGACCCCGACGACTACGCCAGGCTCATCGACGACCGCACGAAGGCCATCTTCATCGAGACCATCCCGAACCCCTCCCTCCGGCTCTGCGACCTGGACGCCATCAGCACCGTGGCCCACGAGCGCGGCGTGGCCGTGGTGGTGGACAACACCACGGCGATCGGCGGCTACCTCTACCGCCCCGTCGACCACGGTGCCGACATCGTCGTCCACTCGGCGACGAAGTGGATCAACGGCCACGGCACGGGAGTAGGGGGGCTGATCGTCGACCTAGGCACGTTCGACTGGGCCAACGGGCGCTACCCCGGCTTCTCCGAGCCGAGCCCCAGCTACCACGGGCTGGTGTTCACCGACGTCTTCGGCAAGGACGGGCCGTTCGGGAACATCGCCTTCGCGATACGCGCCCGCGTGGAGGGCCTGCGCGACCAGGGCCAGGCGCTCTCGCCGCACCAGGCCTTCCTCTTCCTCCAGGGCCTCGAGACGCTGAGCCTGCGCGCCGAGCGCCACGTCTACAACACGCGCCGCCTCGTCGAGTGGTTCGGCCAACAGGAGGGCGTCACGCGCGTCGTGTACCCGGAGCTGCCGGACCACCCGAGCTTCGAGCGCGCCAGGAAGGACTTCCCGCGCGGCGCCGGCGCCGTCTTCAACTTCGAGCTCGAGGGCGGCGTGGCGGCCGGCAAGGCGTTCCTCGACGCGCTCAAGCTCGCCTCCCGCCTCGTGAACCTCGGGGACGCCAAGACCAGCGTCACCCACCCTGCCAGCACGACCCACTCGCAGCTCGACGAGGACGAGCTGCTCGCGGCCGGCGTCACGCCCGGGCTGATCCGCGTGTGCCCCGGCATCGAGCACGTCGACGACCTCATCGACGACTTCGCGCAGGCGCTGGAGGCCGCGCGTCGTGCCGGCGGCGGCACCCAGAGCGTCAGCTCGGACCGTGCCGCCGACTGA
- a CDS encoding class I SAM-dependent methyltransferase, protein MSVQYATPDRLKDRLALHERFAPEQEPFHSWLFRQVQAPARADVLEVGCGSGHMWTVVAPAVPRGWRLTLSDPSEGMLAETRANLRRVGLEADLRRHTAADMPYADASFDVAFANHMLYLVPDARTAVAELRRVLRPGGRLYAATNGTSHVKELHDERERLVELLPQLDVERVDLRRFALDTGKTLLEAYFDEVRVFERRDVLLVTEVEPFVRYVLSLVNSPLDELLARDPDAAARFRAWRESVEDRFARGPVRVQRYSGFFEAF, encoded by the coding sequence ATGTCCGTCCAGTACGCGACACCCGACAGGCTGAAGGACCGGCTCGCGCTCCACGAGCGCTTCGCGCCCGAGCAGGAGCCGTTCCACTCCTGGCTGTTCCGGCAGGTCCAGGCGCCCGCACGCGCCGACGTGCTCGAGGTCGGCTGCGGCTCCGGCCACATGTGGACGGTGGTCGCGCCGGCGGTGCCGCGGGGCTGGCGTCTCACGCTCAGCGACCCGTCCGAGGGGATGCTGGCCGAGACGCGCGCGAACCTGCGGCGCGTGGGGCTCGAGGCCGACCTGCGCCGGCACACCGCGGCGGACATGCCGTACGCGGACGCGTCGTTCGACGTCGCGTTCGCGAACCACATGCTCTACCTCGTGCCCGACGCGCGCACCGCCGTCGCCGAGCTGCGTCGCGTGCTGCGGCCGGGCGGACGGCTCTACGCCGCCACTAACGGCACCAGCCACGTGAAGGAGCTCCACGACGAGCGCGAACGGCTCGTGGAGCTGCTGCCTCAGCTCGACGTCGAGCGGGTGGACCTCAGGCGGTTCGCCCTCGACACGGGCAAGACGCTGCTCGAGGCCTACTTCGACGAGGTGAGGGTCTTCGAGCGGCGCGACGTCCTGCTCGTCACCGAGGTCGAGCCCTTCGTGAGGTACGTCCTCTCCCTCGTCAACTCCCCCCTCGACGAGCTGCTGGCCCGCGACCCTGACGCGGCGGCGCGCTTCCGCGCCTGGCGCGAGTCCGTCGAGGACCGCTTCGCCAGGGGGCCCGTGCGCGTGCAGCGCTACAGCGGCTTCTTCGAGGCGTTCTAG
- a CDS encoding inositol monophosphatase family protein, producing the protein MLPADLWEPKEAAVRLAAELGRWARERSDEHFAGGGSLGVSSKSSPGDFVTSVDLAVQERLVAALTAAFPGFGLLGEEAGLSRVETDEPVWVIDPIDGTHNFLRNYPGFCVSIGLVHRGRPVLGAIYESSSDAVSWAVAGGGAWREPAEAVLARAQGAARRSTSFSGPPSGESAERLRVSTHRRLELALLTSGFTNAAANDAATMAVFGDLLRSAAGCRLSGSACRDLSLVASGRVDVFFQHGISPWDVAAGAVIVEEAGGRVHLELSGPDLTRSGPLNVFAGAPGVLEEVLDRRRAVLEAFGASAAVPGPSPR; encoded by the coding sequence ATGCTTCCGGCCGACCTGTGGGAACCGAAGGAAGCCGCCGTGCGGCTCGCCGCCGAGCTCGGCCGCTGGGCGAGGGAGCGCTCCGACGAGCACTTCGCCGGCGGCGGGAGCCTGGGCGTCTCGTCGAAGTCGAGCCCCGGAGACTTCGTCACCTCCGTCGACCTCGCCGTGCAGGAGCGTCTCGTCGCGGCCCTCACGGCGGCCTTCCCCGGCTTCGGCCTGCTCGGCGAGGAGGCGGGGCTGTCGCGCGTCGAGACGGACGAGCCCGTGTGGGTCATCGACCCCATCGACGGCACGCACAACTTCCTCCGCAACTACCCCGGCTTCTGCGTGTCGATCGGCCTGGTGCACCGCGGACGGCCCGTCCTCGGCGCGATCTACGAGTCGTCGTCCGACGCCGTCAGCTGGGCCGTGGCGGGCGGAGGGGCGTGGCGCGAGCCGGCCGAGGCGGTGCTCGCGCGCGCGCAGGGCGCTGCTCGCCGGTCGACGAGCTTCTCAGGCCCGCCCTCCGGCGAGAGCGCCGAGCGCCTGCGAGTCTCCACGCACCGCCGCCTCGAGCTGGCCCTGCTCACCTCGGGCTTCACGAACGCCGCCGCCAACGACGCGGCCACGATGGCCGTCTTCGGAGACCTGCTGCGCAGCGCCGCCGGCTGCCGCCTCAGCGGCTCGGCGTGCCGCGACCTGTCGCTGGTCGCGTCGGGTCGCGTGGACGTGTTCTTCCAGCACGGCATCAGCCCCTGGGACGTGGCGGCCGGCGCGGTGATCGTCGAGGAGGCCGGCGGGCGCGTCCACCTGGAGCTGAGCGGGCCCGACCTGACCCGCTCCGGCCCGCTGAACGTCTTCGCCGGGGCACCGGGCGTGCTCGAAGAGGTCCTCGACCGCCGGCGCGCGGTCCTGGAGGCGTTCGGCGCGTCCGCAGCGGTGCCGGGCCCGAGCCCGCGCTGA
- the legP gene encoding Dot/Icm T4SS effector Zinc-dependent metalloprotease LegP produces the protein MTDQRAGGDRPSTVPPAGAERARSKACEQAGSQRMDVAVIAGTTFTRKAVTYYDVDGIAIVEGDIALGAVSDVRRLTDQARNAAALGDRRAYGIGIPHQTFRWPNCVMPYVIDPELPEPDRVRAAIEHWSEHTPFRFVERTPDNAARYPNYVNFTDAGGCWSYVGMRGGKQDVSLGAECDVGSVIHEIGHAVGLWHEQSREDRDLYVRIHWENIQDGMKAQFNQRITDGDDYGPYDYGSIMHYPSWAFSKNGEDTITPIDPNVTIGQRDGLSPGDVATVMAMYPRCSRS, from the coding sequence GTGACGGACCAGAGGGCCGGCGGCGACCGGCCCTCCACCGTGCCGCCCGCCGGCGCAGAGCGCGCCCGCTCGAAGGCGTGCGAGCAGGCCGGTTCGCAGCGGATGGACGTCGCCGTCATCGCGGGCACGACGTTCACGCGCAAGGCCGTCACCTACTACGACGTCGACGGCATCGCGATCGTCGAGGGCGACATCGCGCTGGGCGCCGTCAGCGACGTCAGGCGCCTCACCGACCAGGCGCGGAACGCCGCGGCCCTCGGCGACAGGCGCGCCTACGGCATCGGCATCCCGCACCAGACCTTCCGCTGGCCGAACTGCGTGATGCCCTACGTCATCGACCCCGAGCTGCCGGAGCCCGACCGCGTCAGGGCGGCCATCGAGCACTGGAGCGAGCACACGCCGTTCCGGTTCGTCGAGCGCACCCCGGACAACGCGGCGCGGTACCCGAACTACGTCAACTTCACCGACGCGGGCGGCTGCTGGTCGTACGTGGGCATGCGCGGCGGCAAGCAGGACGTCTCGCTGGGAGCGGAGTGCGACGTCGGCTCGGTGATCCACGAGATCGGCCACGCCGTGGGCCTGTGGCACGAGCAGAGCCGCGAGGACCGCGACCTGTACGTGCGCATCCACTGGGAGAACATCCAGGACGGGATGAAGGCCCAGTTCAACCAGCGCATCACCGACGGCGACGACTACGGGCCGTACGACTACGGCTCGATCATGCACTACCCGAGCTGGGCGTTCAGCAAGAACGGCGAGGACACGATCACGCCCATAGACCCGAACGTCACCATCGGCCAGCGCGACGGCCTGTCGCCCGGCGACGTGGCCACCGTGATGGCGATGTACCCCCGCTGCTCGCGGAGCTAG
- a CDS encoding helix-turn-helix transcriptional regulator has protein sequence MARASDILYLARKTRGFTQKELARLSGVGQPKISAYERGEVEPRFDVLEKLVGHCGLRLAVRLEDNSFPPLPGLLGLHRFKVLQWALATRGRGHGLLDVRAVLPGRPDDITVLVRTTPGRLGLNRRAAEELAAYLWKAMGHVEVIDLDTVAEPARSELLEGSVPVAFVGRKRPVRETRFEPPSPDERWYGTRLLDALPGRLYGQPAYPRKGAPPLESFRYRQAVEAEEKAALDEERERVSDEQLWRSLDERVVTRMLDR, from the coding sequence TTGGCCAGAGCGAGCGACATCCTCTACCTCGCGCGGAAGACGCGGGGCTTCACCCAGAAGGAGCTGGCTCGGCTCAGCGGCGTGGGCCAGCCCAAGATCAGCGCCTACGAGCGCGGTGAGGTCGAGCCTAGGTTCGACGTCCTCGAGAAGCTCGTCGGCCACTGCGGGCTGCGGTTGGCGGTGCGGCTCGAGGACAACTCGTTCCCGCCCTTGCCGGGCCTGCTGGGCTTGCACCGGTTCAAGGTGCTGCAGTGGGCGCTCGCCACGCGCGGGCGCGGCCACGGCCTGCTGGACGTGCGAGCCGTGCTGCCGGGGAGACCCGATGACATCACGGTCCTCGTCCGCACGACGCCGGGCAGGCTGGGCCTGAACCGACGCGCGGCGGAGGAGCTGGCGGCGTACCTGTGGAAGGCGATGGGGCACGTCGAGGTCATAGACCTCGACACGGTGGCCGAGCCTGCCAGGAGCGAGCTGCTCGAAGGGTCGGTGCCGGTCGCGTTCGTGGGCCGGAAGCGGCCGGTGCGGGAGACCCGCTTCGAGCCCCCATCCCCCGACGAGAGGTGGTACGGCACGCGGCTGCTCGACGCGCTGCCCGGTCGCCTCTACGGGCAGCCGGCCTACCCGCGCAAGGGTGCTCCGCCCCTCGAGTCTTTCCGCTACCGCCAGGCCGTCGAGGCGGAGGAGAAGGCGGCCCTCGACGAGGAGCGGGAGCGCGTCAGCGACGAGCAGCTGTGGCGGAGCCTCGATGAACGCGTGGTCACCAGGATGCTCGATCGCTGA